The stretch of DNA CTTCAAGGCTCTCAGGGAGTGCTCAGTATCAACCTGCATCACAAAACAACTTTTGAACAAAAACTGTACTGCCGCATCATGAATTTAGTTATCGTTTTAGTTATGGTTTACAGTATGAGCAGAGGAAATATTCACACCTTTGTAATGTACACATCAACTCCAAGCCTAGCTATCACGGCAGCTTCCAGTATTTTGGTCTCCATTCCTCCAGTAGTGTCGTGTGCGGCTACTGATATCTCCACTGCAGTGAATCGCTGGATATGTTAGGCTTATACAAGCGATACTAGTTTACAAGCAGTACATCTGGATCATGAAATTAGCCTGTTCTCAGTCCAATAAACCATAATTTTGATGACAGCGACTCATGTTACAGATAATTTCTCCCTCAGAGCATTTCCCCCCCCTTCAAACGATACATAAGAACAAAGAATGCATTCGGTTATGATTAGGTTGTCACTTGGGAAATCATCACTGACTACCTGGATCAAGCATTTTTTGTCTTATTTGATACAATTATGAACTTGAAATTGCTATGTTCAACCTCTGCAGGCTGTAGCGGCATGCCTTCATCAGTATATACTACACAACTATGCAGACATCAATCACTCAACCATCATGGTACACATGGAAGGGAGACATGATTATACCTCCTTTTCTGTTGCCTTGTAATGCAGGTTTTACAATCGACCAGCCTCCGTTGTCATCTACCTCTGTTAAGCAGCACATGTCAGTAAACTGGAATTGCATGTTTTTTCCTGCATTTCCCTACAATAATTGATGTATATCGACCAAGAAGATTACACATGCAGACAAAGTTGATCTACAACAGGTGGATACTAACCTATCTCTTTGAGAAGTACTGCATTGGGGTCAGTTGGAGGACGGTCATATACTCCATGAACATCTGTCTAAATATAAATTTTCAGAGAGCTATGTAAAAGTCTAAGTAACGAAAAACTTGACAAAACAATGAAACATATGAAGCATGGTGCATACAAATGAAATAAGATGAAGCCCATCTTATAACAACAAAATTGAATTATAAGAAAGAAGTCAGCAAGTTGCCATACTGTTACAATAAATGATCAAGTCATGGTAAGGAGACAAGGTAACAGTACCAGAAACACGACATATTTTGGAGTCAAAAGCTGTGCAAGGTGGCGTATAATGACATCCCCACTCAATATGGTGCAGTCCTGGTCATTTAATCCTAACATCAGTCTCAGTACAAGTGAACAAATAGTGTGTATGCCGACCTGTATGTGAATCTAAACAAGAATGTGGGCATAATCCAATTTAAAACTCACCAGCGATTCATCAAGAACAGCATCTCCGTGCAAAACCTGCGAGGAAATGGACCATTATTCTACACAGAAAACCATAGCTGCAAGTTTGTATTCTTCTTCATATGTAGATGGAAAAAGAACAGGTGGAAGTTAGGCGATGCTTCCCTTAATTCTCATAACGTTACTGAAAAACTGTCCAAGCTATTTCAAATGTCAGAACTGATCTATTACTTAACAATACACACAGAGCTATGTTGGGAACATATATGTATTGTGAATCATTGCAGCTTACCAAAAGCATCAGTGAAAGCTCCATGTAAACAATACTCATTAAACACAAGTCTAAAGAATATACTACTAATATCCAGAAACAACATTTTTGCCGCATATGATTCACATAATTATCGCACTTGAGCTGCAAACTTAGATCAAAGCAAATTTCTACAGAAATTATTACTCAAGAACCTAAGGTGCAGTAGCTTACAGGGACAAAGCCAGCATGGAGCGACTCAATGATTTGAGAAGCATTGGCTGATGCAAGCTGCAAATGCACATATGTCAACATCTTTATTTACAGGATTAGACAAGAACTGTGTATTGTCAGGTGTCTATCCAAAGATGCAACAATCCTCTAGTTTGCTCACATTTCTTCGCTGAGTAGACCATCCACAAGCAAATGGTGACATCCCAACAGACGGTATTCCTTCTGCAGAAGCACTTCCACAAGTCATTTATTAACACTGATTCACACTTAACAAATTAATAGTTTTTGTAAAACATATATCACAAAATTGATACATAAGCTGGTCAGGTCATTGAAAATACATAGTAGATATATGAATTGTTATTATATGAACATGCATCCTTGCAATGTTAAG from Triticum urartu cultivar G1812 chromosome 3, Tu2.1, whole genome shotgun sequence encodes:
- the LOC125544869 gene encoding isopentenyl phosphate kinase isoform X1 → MAEAARKPRPVRCIVKLGGAAITNKGELESIDEESLQSACAQLRQAMSDGAAPEKARGMDWSRRPGDPADPVVDAEGFAGMAGLGLDSNFVVVHGAGSFGHFQASRSGVHKGGLHSTLVKAGFVATRISVTSLNQEIVRALAREGIPSVGMSPFACGWSTQRRNLASANASQIIESLHAGFVPVLHGDAVLDESLDCTILSGDVIIRHLAQLLTPKYVVFLTDVHGVYDRPPTDPNAVLLKEIEVDDNGGWSIVKPALQGNRKGVEISVAAHDTTGGMETKILEAAVIARLGVDVYITKVDTEHSLRALKGDVNTSSDNWLGTVIRAAK